A genomic window from Buteo buteo chromosome 13, bButBut1.hap1.1, whole genome shotgun sequence includes:
- the GLCE gene encoding D-glucuronyl C5-epimerase isoform X1, with protein MPLPVAQKTNFPQRNHLYGVNMRCLAARVNYKTLIVICALFTLVMVLLWNRCSSDRAGPFPRSLAGPERRAAAAASESDLARQQSEEASPQEQQKAPPVAGGFNGNKAPGLKYEEIDCLINDEHTVKGRREGNEVFLPFSWVEKYFEVYGKIAQYDGYDRFEFSHSYSKVYTQRAPYHPDGVFMSFEGYNVEVRDRVKCISGVEGVPLSTQWGPQGYFYPIQIAQYGLSHYSKNLTEKPPHIEVYETAEEKDKTSRSADWTVPKGCSLSTVSDKAKFTSVKQFVAPENTEGVSLQLGNTRDFIISFDLKFITNGSVSVVLETTEKNQLFTVHYVSNTQLIAFKDRDIYYGIGPRTSWSTLTRDLVTDLRKGVGLSNTKAVKQTKIMPKRVVRLVAKGRGFLDNVTISATAHMAAFFAASNWLVRNQDERGGWPIMVTRKLGEGFKSLDPGWYSAMAQGQAISTLVRAYLLTKDHAFLSSALRATAPYKLPSEQRGVKAVFMNRHDWYEEYPTSPSSFVLNGFMYSLIGLYDLKETAGEKLGKEARVLYERGMESLKAMLPLYDTGSGTIYDLRHFMLGTAPNLARWDYHTTHINQLQLLSTIDESPIFKEFVKRWKSYLRGGRAKHN; from the exons GTATGGTGTGAATATGCGTTGCTTGGCAGCTCGGGTCAACTACAAGACTTTGATCGTCATCTGCGCCCTCTTCACCCTGGTGATGGTGCTGCTCTGGAACCGATGCTCCTCCGACAGAGCCGGCCCGTTCCCCCGCAGCCTCGCTGGTCCCGAACGCCGAGCCGCTGCTGCAGCCTCCGAGAGTGACCTGGCCCGGCAGCAGAGCGAGGAGGCATCgccccaggagcagcagaaagctcCCCCCGTCGCAGGAGGCTTCAACGGCAACAAAGCCCCGGGGCTGAAGTATGAGGAGATTGACTGTCTGATCAATGATGAGCACACCGttaaagggaggagggaaggcaaCGAGGTCTTCCTGCCGTTCAGCTGGGTAGAGAAATACTTTGAGGTTTATGGGAAAATTGCTCAGTACGATGGTTATGACAGGTTTGAATTCTCTCATAGCTACTCCAAAGTATACACACAGCGAGCACCTTACCACCCCGACGGGGTCTTCATGTCCTTCGAGGGCTACAACGTAGAGGTTCGAGACAGAGTGAAGTGCATAAGTGGTGTTGAAG GTGTGCCATTATCCACACAGTGGGGACCTCAAGGCTATTTCTACCCCATCCAGATTGCACAGTACGGGTTGAGCCACTACAGTAAAAACCTGACAGAGAAACCACCTCACATCGAGGTGTATGAAACGGCTGAAGAGAAGGACAAAACCAGCAGGTCCGCAGACTGGACAGTGCCAAAAGGCTGCTCTCTGTCCACAGTATCTGATAAAGCCAAGTTCACTAGTGTCAAACAGTTTGTTGCTCCAG aaaatacCGAGGGGGTATCTCTGCAGCTTGGGAACACCCgagattttattatttctttcgATCTCAAGTTCATAACAAATGGGAGCGTTTCCGTGGTTCTCGAGACGACAGAGAAGAACCAACTCTTCACCGTCCACTACGTCTCCAACACCCAGCTCATCGCTTTTAAGGACCGAGACATCTACTACGGCATCGGTCCCAGGACTAGCTGGAGCACCCTCACCAGAGACCTGGTGACCGACCTACGGAAAGGCGTCGGCCTCTCGAACACAAAAGCCGTCAAGCAGACCAAAATCATGCCCAAGAGAGTGGTGAGGCTGGTAGCGAAGGGTAGAGGCTTCCTCGATAACGTCACCATCTCGGCCACCGCTCACATGGCGGCTTTTTTTGCTGCCAGCAACTGGCTGGTGAGGAACCAGGACGAGAGGGGCGGCTGGCCCATCATGGTGACGAGGAAGCTGGGGGAAGGCTTTAAGTCCTTGGACCCGGGCTGGTACTCGGCCATGGCGCAAGGACAGGCCATCTCCACGCTGGTGCGGGCGTACCTGCTGACGAAGGACCACGCGTTCCTCAGCTCGGCTCTGCGGGCGACGGCGCCGTACAAGCTGCCGTCGGAGCAGCGCGGGGTGAAAGCCGTCTTCATGAACCGGCACGACTGGTATGAGGAGTACCCGACCTCACCCAGCTCCTTCGTGCTCAACGGTTTCATGTACTCCTTAATCGGGCTGTATGACTTAAAAGAAACGGCCGGGGagaagctggggaaggaggCGCGGGTTCTCTACGAGCGGGGCATGGAGTCCCTGAAGGCCATGCTTCCCCTCTACGACACCGGCTCAGGGACCATCTACGACCTTCGGCACTTCATGCTCGGCACCGCTCCCAACCTGGCCCGATGGGACTATCACACCACCCACATCaaccagctccagctcctcagCACGATAGACGAGTCCCCCATCTTCAAAGAGTTCGTCAAGAGGTGGAAGAGCTACCTGCGAGGCGGCCGGGCAAAGCACAACTAG
- the PAQR5 gene encoding membrane progestin receptor gamma, translated as MLSLKLPRLLSINQVPKGYQEQGILFGYRPPRSSAADCLLSVFQMTNETLNIWTHFVPAWYFVWTLVGRLRGPGGREDPHSWPLLAYLLTCCIYPLASSCAHTFSTMSTRARHICYFFDYAALSMYSLGSALAYSAYIFPAEWVNSTFHHCYIPIAVFNTVVSTSLSCYSRFLEMERPRFSKASRTLAFVYPYLFDSIPLFYRFYLCAAESCTEAAILVHYKHTIFAFLTCFIFASHLPERLAPGHFDYIGHSHQVFHVCGIIGTHFQMEAIMMDMAERHNRLLPTSLLPSSLQTLGSMGICMAVSLAVIGLCSMSLSFMPEPLHREKPHGH; from the exons ATGCTGAGCCTCAAGTTACCCCGGCTGCTTAGCATCAACCAAGTGCCTAAG GGGTACCAGGAGCAGGGGATTCTCTTTGGGTATCGCCCCCCCAGAAGCTCGGCAGCAGACTGCCTCCTCAGCGTCTTCCAAATGACGAACGAGACCCTAAATATCTGGACGCATTTTGTGCCTGCCTG GTACTTCGTGTGGACCCTGGTGGGGCggctgcgggggccggggggccgggAGGACCCTCACTCCTGGCCCCTCCTCGCCTACTTGCTGACCTGCTGCATCTACCCCCTCGCCTCCAGCTGCGCCCACACCTTCAGCACCATGTCCACCCGCGCCCGGCACATCTGCTACTTCTTCGATTACGCGGCTCTCAGCATGTACAGCTTGG GGTCTGCGCTGGCATACTCGGCATACATTTTCCCAGCAGAATGGGTCAACAGCACTTTCCACCACTGCTACATCCCCATTGCGGTGTTTAACACTGTCGTTAGCACCAGTCTGTCCTGCTATTCCAG GTTTCTGGAGATGGAGCGGCCCAGGTTCAGCAAGGCTTCCCGCACCCTGGCCTTTGTGTACCCGTACCTCTTCGACAGCATCCCTCTCTTCTACAGG ttctaCTTGTGCGCGGCAGAGAGCTGCACGGAGGCTGCGATCCTGGTCCACTACAAGCACACCATCTTTGCCTTCCTCACTTGCTTCATCTTCGCCAGCCATCTGCCAGAGAGACTTGCGCCAGGACACTTTGATTATATTG GGCACAGCCACCAAGTTTTCCACGTCTGTGGGATCATCGGCACGCACTTCCAGATGGAGGCCATCATGATGGACATGGCTGAGCGCCACAACCGGCTCCTGCCCACCTcgctgcttccctcctccctgcagacCCTTGGGTCGATGGGCATCTGCATGGCTGTGAGCCTGGCTGTTATTGGGCTCTGCTCGATGTCCCTGAGCTTCATGCCAGAGCCTCTGCACAGAGAAAAACCACATGGGCATTAG
- the GLCE gene encoding D-glucuronyl C5-epimerase isoform X2 — MRCLAARVNYKTLIVICALFTLVMVLLWNRCSSDRAGPFPRSLAGPERRAAAAASESDLARQQSEEASPQEQQKAPPVAGGFNGNKAPGLKYEEIDCLINDEHTVKGRREGNEVFLPFSWVEKYFEVYGKIAQYDGYDRFEFSHSYSKVYTQRAPYHPDGVFMSFEGYNVEVRDRVKCISGVEGVPLSTQWGPQGYFYPIQIAQYGLSHYSKNLTEKPPHIEVYETAEEKDKTSRSADWTVPKGCSLSTVSDKAKFTSVKQFVAPENTEGVSLQLGNTRDFIISFDLKFITNGSVSVVLETTEKNQLFTVHYVSNTQLIAFKDRDIYYGIGPRTSWSTLTRDLVTDLRKGVGLSNTKAVKQTKIMPKRVVRLVAKGRGFLDNVTISATAHMAAFFAASNWLVRNQDERGGWPIMVTRKLGEGFKSLDPGWYSAMAQGQAISTLVRAYLLTKDHAFLSSALRATAPYKLPSEQRGVKAVFMNRHDWYEEYPTSPSSFVLNGFMYSLIGLYDLKETAGEKLGKEARVLYERGMESLKAMLPLYDTGSGTIYDLRHFMLGTAPNLARWDYHTTHINQLQLLSTIDESPIFKEFVKRWKSYLRGGRAKHN; from the exons ATGCGTTGCTTGGCAGCTCGGGTCAACTACAAGACTTTGATCGTCATCTGCGCCCTCTTCACCCTGGTGATGGTGCTGCTCTGGAACCGATGCTCCTCCGACAGAGCCGGCCCGTTCCCCCGCAGCCTCGCTGGTCCCGAACGCCGAGCCGCTGCTGCAGCCTCCGAGAGTGACCTGGCCCGGCAGCAGAGCGAGGAGGCATCgccccaggagcagcagaaagctcCCCCCGTCGCAGGAGGCTTCAACGGCAACAAAGCCCCGGGGCTGAAGTATGAGGAGATTGACTGTCTGATCAATGATGAGCACACCGttaaagggaggagggaaggcaaCGAGGTCTTCCTGCCGTTCAGCTGGGTAGAGAAATACTTTGAGGTTTATGGGAAAATTGCTCAGTACGATGGTTATGACAGGTTTGAATTCTCTCATAGCTACTCCAAAGTATACACACAGCGAGCACCTTACCACCCCGACGGGGTCTTCATGTCCTTCGAGGGCTACAACGTAGAGGTTCGAGACAGAGTGAAGTGCATAAGTGGTGTTGAAG GTGTGCCATTATCCACACAGTGGGGACCTCAAGGCTATTTCTACCCCATCCAGATTGCACAGTACGGGTTGAGCCACTACAGTAAAAACCTGACAGAGAAACCACCTCACATCGAGGTGTATGAAACGGCTGAAGAGAAGGACAAAACCAGCAGGTCCGCAGACTGGACAGTGCCAAAAGGCTGCTCTCTGTCCACAGTATCTGATAAAGCCAAGTTCACTAGTGTCAAACAGTTTGTTGCTCCAG aaaatacCGAGGGGGTATCTCTGCAGCTTGGGAACACCCgagattttattatttctttcgATCTCAAGTTCATAACAAATGGGAGCGTTTCCGTGGTTCTCGAGACGACAGAGAAGAACCAACTCTTCACCGTCCACTACGTCTCCAACACCCAGCTCATCGCTTTTAAGGACCGAGACATCTACTACGGCATCGGTCCCAGGACTAGCTGGAGCACCCTCACCAGAGACCTGGTGACCGACCTACGGAAAGGCGTCGGCCTCTCGAACACAAAAGCCGTCAAGCAGACCAAAATCATGCCCAAGAGAGTGGTGAGGCTGGTAGCGAAGGGTAGAGGCTTCCTCGATAACGTCACCATCTCGGCCACCGCTCACATGGCGGCTTTTTTTGCTGCCAGCAACTGGCTGGTGAGGAACCAGGACGAGAGGGGCGGCTGGCCCATCATGGTGACGAGGAAGCTGGGGGAAGGCTTTAAGTCCTTGGACCCGGGCTGGTACTCGGCCATGGCGCAAGGACAGGCCATCTCCACGCTGGTGCGGGCGTACCTGCTGACGAAGGACCACGCGTTCCTCAGCTCGGCTCTGCGGGCGACGGCGCCGTACAAGCTGCCGTCGGAGCAGCGCGGGGTGAAAGCCGTCTTCATGAACCGGCACGACTGGTATGAGGAGTACCCGACCTCACCCAGCTCCTTCGTGCTCAACGGTTTCATGTACTCCTTAATCGGGCTGTATGACTTAAAAGAAACGGCCGGGGagaagctggggaaggaggCGCGGGTTCTCTACGAGCGGGGCATGGAGTCCCTGAAGGCCATGCTTCCCCTCTACGACACCGGCTCAGGGACCATCTACGACCTTCGGCACTTCATGCTCGGCACCGCTCCCAACCTGGCCCGATGGGACTATCACACCACCCACATCaaccagctccagctcctcagCACGATAGACGAGTCCCCCATCTTCAAAGAGTTCGTCAAGAGGTGGAAGAGCTACCTGCGAGGCGGCCGGGCAAAGCACAACTAG